AATAAAAGTGTATATCAGTATATCAGTGTTTTTATACTGTATATCAGTGTTTTTACATAAACACAAAATTTCTGCTTATATACGTTTAAAAATAGCCTCCTTATATCACTGACTATAAAGacttgtatatatgtgtatgtgtgtatatatatgtgtgtatgtatatatgtatatgtgcgtatatgtacatatatgtgtgtatatacatatgtgtgtatatgtgtgtgtatatacatgtgtgtacacGTGTATATATTGTTAGCTCTGCAAGAATATgtaagtatgtatatatttgtgtgtgtacacacacacatatatctcgCTAGCTCTGTAAGTCAACTCAGTTTGGGGGGATGATTTTACCACGAATATCAGATCAGTACTTTCTCAGGTATAATTTATGCCTATTACCAGAACTACACTAGTGctgctaaatatatatatatatatatattttgagacagagttttgctctgtcgcccaggctggagtgcagtggagcgatctcagctcactgcaagctccacctcccaggttcacgccattctcctgcctcagcctcccaagtagctgggactacaggtgcccaccaccacgcctggctaattttttgtatttttagtagagacagagtttcaccatgttagccaggatggtcttgatctcctgacctcatgatccgcccacctcagcctcccaaagtgctgggattacaggtgtgagccaccgcgcccggccaatatattACTTTTAACAACTCTTGTGCAAGAAAGAGTTGGGCTTCAACTTTCCTCTGTAAACCTATAAAccagcagtggtgagagaggcagGGTGGACCTCTCTCTTAAGCATCGGTCTCAGCTCTAGGCTGCTCTGACTCTTCTGGGCTTAAAACAGGGAGTGGGGGAGAGATGCATGCCTCTGACAATCTGACCAGAGGGTTCTCCGAATTGTGCATCTTTTGGAGCTGACTCTTGCACTCATGGGCCTCTCATCAGTGCTCTGGTATAACAATCCCTCTAGTGGACTGCTCACATCCTCCCTCACTTTCTGCATCTCATGGGACCATCCAAATTGCTTTGGCTGAGGTTGCTTCACCCTCTTGACCAGGATCCCTTTTAAATCAGCTCAGTGGCATTCCCACCCCAGATTCCTATCTGGCAGCCAGGAACCATGTATCTTTGAACAGTCACAGATAGGGGGCAAGGTTACTCTGAAACTCAGCCCTGGCTCATTGCGATGGACTGTTCAGCCCTGTCTCTCACCTGTAGTCACTTTCCCAGCCCTGAGTCAGACAGCAGTTGGCTGTGCCTTCCAAATTCAAGGGATACAGTACACTTCCCATGGAAGTTGGCTAGAAAATGCCTAGGTTCTTGAAGACCATTTCCAAAGGAATCTCTTCCCCTTCCTAATGCTTGGCCTCTCCAGCGTATTTCATGATTGGAGATAGGAGCTTAGTGTAACTGGCCAATGGGTtcttgcccgctgcctagacagagccaatttatcaagatgggggaattgcaatagagaattTAATTCTCACAGAGCCAGCTGtacaggagactggagttttattattactcaaatcagtctccctgaaaatTTGAGGATCagggtttttaaggataatttggtgggtaggggatCGGGAAGTGGGGGGTACTGAGTGGCTGGGTCAGGATGAAATCAGCGGGTTGAAGTGGGTCTTCTTGTTATCTTCTGTTTCTGGGTGGGATTGCAGAACTCATTGAGCCAGGTTACTTGTTTGGGTGGCATCCCTTGGTGCATCAGAAGGCAAAGTCTGCCAAATATTTCAAGTGCTGATCTTAGGTTTTACGACactgatgttatccccaggagcaactCGGGGAGGTTGAGAATCTTGCAGCTGGAGCCTCTGGCTGCATGACTCTGAAGCCACActtcctaatcttttttttttttttttttttttgagatggagtctcgctctgtcgcccaagctggagtgcagtggtataatcttggctcactgcaacttccacctcctgggttcaagcaattctcctgcctcagcctcccgagtagctgggactacaggcgcccaccaccacacctggctaatttttatatttttagtagagatggggtttcaccatataggtcaggctggtctcaaactcctgacctcaggtgagccactgcacctggcctctaatCTTATAGTtcatttgttagtcctacaaaggcagactggtcctCATGCAAGAAGGGGCTTTATCtcaggaaagggctgttatcatctttgttttgaagttaaactataaattcctcccaaagttagtttggcctacacccaggaatgaacaaggacagcttagaGGTTAAAAGCAAGAAGCAGTCGGttagatcagatctctttcactgttaCAATTTTGTCAGTTAAAATTATTGCAAAGAGGGTTTCAATTAGTTGCAGACTGCAGATCTAGGTTTCTACAGCTCCCTTTGCAAGTCCTTCTCAGGTAGATTACCACctttctttgtaatctgagagCTGTTGTCACTGATGATACAGGTCCTCAGCTAAAACTAAGAGTCCTATTTTAcatgttgttttgctttaatattTATCTCTTGGTGAATACATATACTTTTAACTCTAAGACAAAAAGGAGTTGGGCTTCAACTTTCCACTTCAAAACTTTTGAACCTATCTTTGTTCTCCCCTCTCAGTTTTACATCTCTTGAACAATCAGTGCAACAAGCATTTTGATTGTAATCACATCGAGAATAAGTGGGTGTGACGTTCAGTTTTCACTTGCTAATTTTAGTCCTTTGAGTTCTGGCCCAAAGGAAAGGAACAGACCAATCAGCATATAGatcaaaaatcaaaatgagaaagctCACCAGcccagaaagcaaagaaaagttttcatttttctgttgtgaTAATACAATATTTCTTGCTTTTGCCTTTGTTGTTCAACATCTATAAAATATGATGATGAAAAGAAAGAGGTGAAAGTGAATGATTTAGGTTCTAGTCTGGGTTTTGTCACTCACTGGGTGATCTGACCAGTCTTCTCCAATgctgtttcatcatctgtaaaataagaggtTACACTAGTTCCTATATTATATTATTCTACCTGAAGTGATTATTAATAGTACATAGAATAATTCTACTGCTTATGTGTTTGAAATTGGTTTTGATACCAATGGTTAAGTAGTAATGATTCTGACCCTCATTATGAACACTTCAGTGGGCTTcattcttcaaaaagaaaatgtcatatttaAGTATGTTTAATTTTACGTATTTCTGTAAATTATAGTTTAATTAAGGTTTCCTTAGAGAACAAAAGACGGAATCCCAGAATTtggaaaacaactttttaaaacctctttcctGATCGTGTTAGAAATTCAGTAAGGCAGAGAAGGCTGCCTGCCCACCTGTGGCTGTGGAGTCAGATGCATAGAGCCAATACTCAGATGTTAATCTCTTTAGAagattattattcttatttttttatttttagttttttagatggagtttcactcttgttgcccaggctggagtgcagtggcgcgatctcagctcactgcaacctctgcctcctggtttcctgcctcagcctcccgagtagctgggattacagtcatgcgccatcacacttggctaattttgtgtttttagtagagacgaggtttctccctgttggtcaggctcgtctcgaactcccaacctcaggtgatctgcccaccttgggctcccaaaatgctgggattacaagcataagccaccgcgcctggccttaaaagtttatttttaaaaaagaagaagattaCAAAGATGAAGAATAAGGTATTACTTTGCAAAAATCACACCCACAGCTCTTGCCTCCAGTGGTATTTCCTATATAAACATTGAATAATGGAAAAGAATCTTGCAGTAAGAGCTAAGAGCCATCAAAAGTTTCATAAACAACATTGAGTAAAAGGGTAGTAATGTGTAAGGAAACAAAATTTTgccatttgggtttttttctctctcctaaaaaaataaatgtgatccTATTGTGCTGTTGGCCACATTTTGTTGGATTTATACAGTAAATGTACCTCTTCTATTACTTCAATAACTTAAATAACAAAGATGAAGGGGTAAAACTCATGGGATTGGGAAGGGCAGTTCTTATTTACAGTTGTATCCCTAGCTCTGAGCATAGCGCCTGGGATGCATTAGTTGGGCATTAAATATTTGGGAAAGGAATACATTAAGAATCAGACACTGGGAAGGGATGTAATGAAAGAACAATTATAGGTGACAAAATTGAAGCTGATTGCTGCTCTTATGTCTGATTATAGAGCTTTAACTATGATGGTCAAAGCAGGAGGGCTTTGAAGACAGCATAACCATCCTGTGGAATCCAAACTGCAcagaaatcaaatggaaacatatttacTTAGTGTCAGGAATTGTTCTACAGTTTTAAGGTGAATGAGATTCTTTTCATGCAATTGAATCTACGCCATGAGAAGTCTACCCTACCCATCACTGAGGATGTACAAAAGTCCCAGGGAAGCTGGTGATAGTTGTACTCAGGAAACTTGCCTTTGACCTCCAAATACATCTACAGTTGCTGAACCATGAGCTACTACAGCAGCTATTATGGAGGCCTGGGCTGTGGTTCTGGAGGCTTTGGTGGCTGGGTCTATGGCTTTGGCTGCGGTTGTGGCAGCTTCCGCAGGCTAGGCTATGGCTGTGGCTATGGAGGCTATGGATTCAGCTGCTGCCAACCATTATACTATGGATGATATGGATTATCTAGCTTCTACTGAAGAGTGAACTCATTCTTTGGATCACTAGAATCTGTGTATCATCCTGACTTAATTCTCCTTTCAGGTCTTTTTACCCCCTCTGTCAACTGCACAGCCACTTTCTTGATAAACCAGACAAAGCAGCAAAGGGTGCCTTGTGAACTCTTCAGAGTGAAGACTCAATTCTGGCAACAAACACAACAGAAACAGTGGCAGCAGCAAGGGGAACCCTTCCTGTAGAATGACCTAGAATCTCACCTTTCAAGCTGTGAATCCCTCTCTTCCCTTATTAATATATCAAATGGCACCAACTCTTCTATTTcaataaactaattttaataGTAGAGCAAACttggttgaaaatttttttctattttattttggtaagaacacttaacatgacaTCTACCCTCCTAACAACTTTTTGAGTTGACCATACATTATTGCTGACTAAAGGTACCATACTGTATAGCTGATCTCTAGAGTCCGTTCACCTTGTCTGACTGAAACTTCATGCCTTTTTgtcaataactccccatttcccccttccCCTAGCTCGTGGTAACTGTCATTCTACTCTTGGATTCTACAAATTTGACTCTTTTGGATGCCTCATGTAAAGTGGAATTgggtagtatttgtctttctgtggctggTATATCACACTTGGTTTCATTTCTATTGATTCGTTTCACAGAACCAGACCCAAGCTTCcagggtctgtgtgtgtgcattcacCATTGTATATTCTGTGGTCATGACAATACCTGGCACGTATAAGGCAGTCAAGAATATTTGTGGATTAAGAAACTTGCTCATCGGTGTtataatataaaatcatttttaatctGTCCAATGGTTTGGGGATAATGGTGTTCTTTTACAGCTCTCCACCTTCTTCTCACCCCATTTCCTCTTACACACAAACATACTCACAAATTCTGGTCAAACATCTCTCACCCTaggtggaatttatttttgtccCAGCAGCTGACAAAAAAGCTCAACAGTAGCACTCCATATGTGCAACCTTACAGGGTCAGGCAGAATGCCTTGCATTTTGTTAAGAAACATGtatgaaaaattatttgctttcaaGGCAAGCTACAGATATTT
This Macaca mulatta isolate MMU2019108-1 chromosome 3, T2T-MMU8v2.0, whole genome shotgun sequence DNA region includes the following protein-coding sequences:
- the KRTAP19-8 gene encoding keratin-associated protein 19-8, with translation MSYYSSYYGGLGCGSGGFGGWVYGFGCGCGSFRRLGYGCGYGGYGFSCCQPLYYG